In the genome of Bremerella sp. P1, the window AGCCTGGGCGTGCATTCATTCTTTTCGGTCGCCGGTTACTTCCTGGCCTCGGGCCTTTTCGAGCAGCATCCTTCGCTGTTGGAGATGATGGTGATCACGCCGCTGGCGATGGTCTTCGCGGCGATCCCTCTTTCGCCTGGCGGCATGGGGACGTTAGAACTCGCCATCACAGAGCTTTACGTAACCGTACCGGCCCAAGAGTTGATCAAAGCCAACGGGATCACCGTGGCGTTGGCATTTCGCGCGATGACGATTGGACTGGCGTTTATTGGGGCGATCTTCTACTGGACTAATCGCGCGTCGATCGATAAGTCGATGGCCGAGGCTAGCGCCGAAGAGGAGACGCTGGAGCATCTGGCTGAGGGAATAGACGAAGAGCTTGGGCAGTCTCAGCAGCCGGAGCATCCGTAACTTCCTGGCCGTCGATCGTGATCTTCGCATCGTCGCGGAAGGTTGCTGGGGCCGTGTTCTCCAGCAGCGTCGAATCGATCACGGTCGTCTTCGAGAATCCTTCTCCGCGAAGCTGAGCCGCGCCGTTGTCCCCTAGCAATGACTTGGAGATCGTCGCGCGGGAAGCACCGCCGACCGAAACACCGCTCCGGCCATTGCCTCGCGAAGTGATCGCACCCAGTTCGATTTTATAGCAATTGCTGTGGACGTTGATCCCATCGAGTTGGAAGCCCTGAACGGTCAGGTCCAGGATCTTCACGTTGCGAACTTCGTACAGCGTGATGCCAGTGCGTCGGGCTGTGTAGGACAGACGATAACAGCCAGGACCGCGATCCTTTTCAGTGCGAAAGAAGATCATTCCATCGGTCAGGCACCACTCGAGCGGTTTGAGCGTGTCGAGCTGGCTCATGTCCTCGACCTCGACGCGTTTGGCCGGCCTGTCATCGAGGTAAAGCTGATGGTAGGTCTTGTAGGTCGGTGCGAAGCAGTAGACGTCCCCTTGAACGTGTTTCCATCCATCGACCGGAATTGGCGCCCGTCCGTCGAGGATGGCTCCGTTGCCTTCGATGGTCAGGGGAGCGAATTCCCAGCCACTGTTGTTTCCGCCTTGCAGGGTGATCGATTCGCGATAGGGAACGCCGGTGTTGGTAAGGATAACGTTATCCCCTTTGCGGGCAATTCTCAGAGCCTTAGCGATCGAAGCGATGGGGCCGTTTTCCCCTTCAGAAAATGCAGCCGAGTTGCCGAGATTGCGATCGTCACCGCGCACATTGTCGACGTAGATATCCGCACCGCGAGCGGTCGTACTCAAAAGTATCAGGGTTAGGGCGAATGCGAAAAAACGCATGGATGTCCACTCAATCGATGTAATCGTCAAATTCGGTCTAGTTTTACACGCCCCATCATGCCGTGCCTGCCGCGTGATTTCCACTGGGAAACCCCACTTAAAACCAAAAACGCATCCCAGAGACAAATCCATCCAACTCAATCCCCTCTAAGTTGGTGTATTGGTACCCCGCGAACACTTCGGCCCGTTTCCATTGGGCACCCAGGGTCGAACGGAACCGAAACAGATCCGCCGAACCCACTTTGCCCAGGTCGATCTCGGTCGACCATATCCATGGCTTGCCGAGATAAACGTCGTATCCAGTCGTGAAATTGATCCCGAACTCGGAACCATTTCGATCTTCCAGCAAGTTGGTTCCAAGTCCGAAACGAAACTGGCTGTGATATCCTTGCGGTGCCCGAAACGTGAAGTTCAGGTCGCCTAATGTCAGTTGATCCGTTCCGCCGGAGGGGATGTTCTCGAAGTACTCATCCCACTGCATGTCGATGCCCCAGCGACTGGTGCCTTCGACCAACAGCTTGGTACCGACGCGCGACAGGTCGCTGAAGTCGGTGCCATACTCGACCGATCCACGGATCGAAGTTGTCTTGCCCATGCTGATCCACTCGTCTCCCATCAGCATGTATCCAAACTCATGCTGATAGGGGTAATCCGAAAAATACCCCGGCGGACCATAAATGGTGTACGTGATTTCCTGTCCCGATTCGTTCACGCAGCGGACCGTTCGCTTGTCCGGGATCATCGCATCGACGGCGAATATCGTCCCATAAAACAACAGTGTCCCAACGAGTTCGCTCGCCGCCGAGTCGACATCGTCGTCACAGTGGTGGTGATGATGTCGGTCTCGATCCTTGGGTTCTTCGCTGCGCGGTGGATCGGGGTCGTCGGTCCGGCTTTCGCTGGCGGCCGACGACAATAGCCCTTCTGCCCGGACACACTTGGCAAAAAGCGGCAAGGCCACGATCGCGAAGATCAGGGCGATAGCCAGCGTTCTTACCATGCGAAAAGTCCTCGGCGAGTGGGGAGAGCACGTCCAGCCTCGCGGCGCGCAGCCGCCAAGGAGGATTCCGAGCGCGGCAACATTACGAACCACCAGCGGCTGGGTCAAGGCGAGTTTGACGATGCTGGCTTACTCGCGGAATCATCGCTGCTAGCGTGAAGTGTCTGAAAACGCTGACGGATTTCTTCAATCGTTCCACAGGTCAGATAGACCGTGTATTGGTGATGGAGCCCCGGCGTCAAAGCAAACGTCTTCACTGGGGCGACATACGAACACGCAGAACTGGGCTCTTGGTAGCGATAGCACGTTGCCTGCTGGATGTCAGGGACATAGACGCCCACTCCGAAGTCATCATCGTTCAGGTACGCGACCCAGTTCTCGGTCATCGTGACCGATTCGTTGGGAAAACCAGGCTCGCGTCGACTCAAGTCCTTTCCACTCCAAGGCGAATCACCGGAATACGTAACTAACGTGCTGTACTGGGAACGCACGAAAACGGCAGGTAACTCTTGGTGTCTTGGCCGGTGCGTTTTCGTTCCGTCGTACTTCATCTGGAACTGAATCTTCGCCACGTGCCCATTCAGTGAGATCGTTTCAGTCATCTCGACATCGCTCAGAAGCTGGCCGCCGGCCCAATTGCGAGGAGTGGTTTTTACGAAGAGCAAGTCTCGCTCTTGGCGAAACTGAGTCACCTTGCTGGGAAGATTCTTGTAGGAACCTCCCTGCACTGGGTTGTAGACCCAAGGTTTGTCGACCCACTTGGAACCATCTGGGTCGCCGTAGTACGACTGTTGAATAAACCGACCGGTGTCGTAGTGATCCAACAGGTTCTCTTTCGCGTCACTTGCCGCAAAGTATCCAATGCAACCGCCGCGCGACTTATCGACTCCAATCCGGACGGTTCCGTTGTCAAGGTAAACCCATTCCGCTGACCGTAGCGTGTCAGTAATTCCCAGGAAAACAAGGAGGAAAAGGACAGTGCCGCGTCTGTTCACCGGTAGTCACAATCTGGGTTAACGGTACGATTGAGGGATTGCCAACACGTTCCATCTTACACAATCAGCCCCATGGCCCGCATTCTTCTGACCTCGGGACCGACCCGACAATACATTGATCCTGTCCGCTACCTGACCAATGCTTCCAGTGGGCGCATGGGATGCAGCCTCGCCGAAGCGGCCGTAGCAGCGGGGCAC includes:
- a CDS encoding right-handed parallel beta-helix repeat-containing protein, producing the protein MRFFAFALTLILLSTTARGADIYVDNVRGDDRNLGNSAAFSEGENGPIASIAKALRIARKGDNVILTNTGVPYRESITLQGGNNSGWEFAPLTIEGNGAILDGRAPIPVDGWKHVQGDVYCFAPTYKTYHQLYLDDRPAKRVEVEDMSQLDTLKPLEWCLTDGMIFFRTEKDRGPGCYRLSYTARRTGITLYEVRNVKILDLTVQGFQLDGINVHSNCYKIELGAITSRGNGRSGVSVGGASRATISKSLLGDNGAAQLRGEGFSKTTVIDSTLLENTAPATFRDDAKITIDGQEVTDAPAAETAQALRLFPQPDAPASPLRR